One Syntrophaceae bacterium DNA window includes the following coding sequences:
- a CDS encoding kinase/pyrophosphorylase, with the protein MGRRRTVFFVSDSTAITAETLGQSLLTQFEHIPFDPVTLPFIDTLEKASEAVRQIDSAAKRKGIRPLVFSTLINPRIRDALTASSGVFFDFIGTFLPLLESELKTQSSHTVGRYHGMVSDTQYSVRIDAVNYALGHDDGISTKNFEEADVILVGVSRTGKTPTCIYLGLQFGIYAANYPVTEEDFTQKDKRIYSLISPYKKKIFGLTINPERLHKIRSERRPGSRYASLGQCRLEIAMCESFFISEDIPFLNITSMSIEEIAATIMHAHKLPRRVV; encoded by the coding sequence ATGGGCCGCCGCCGCACCGTTTTCTTCGTTTCCGACAGCACCGCCATCACCGCGGAGACGCTGGGCCAGAGCCTCCTGACCCAGTTCGAGCACATCCCTTTCGATCCGGTGACCCTGCCGTTCATCGACACGCTGGAGAAGGCCTCCGAAGCCGTCCGACAGATCGACTCGGCGGCCAAGCGCAAGGGAATCCGACCCCTGGTCTTCAGCACCCTCATCAACCCCCGGATCCGAGACGCGCTGACGGCCAGCTCCGGTGTTTTCTTCGATTTCATCGGGACGTTTCTGCCCCTCCTGGAGAGCGAGCTGAAGACCCAGTCCTCCCACACCGTGGGCCGCTACCACGGCATGGTGAGCGACACCCAGTACAGCGTCCGGATCGACGCGGTGAACTACGCCCTGGGCCACGATGACGGCATCTCGACCAAGAACTTCGAGGAGGCCGACGTCATTCTCGTGGGCGTGTCCCGGACCGGGAAGACCCCCACGTGCATCTACCTGGGGCTCCAGTTCGGAATCTACGCCGCCAATTATCCCGTCACGGAAGAGGACTTCACCCAGAAGGACAAGCGGATCTACAGCCTGATTTCGCCCTACAAGAAGAAGATCTTCGGCCTCACCATCAACCCGGAGCGGCTCCACAAGATCCGCTCGGAGCGCAGGCCGGGAAGCCGGTACGCGTCCCTCGGCCAGTGCCGGCTGGAGATCGCCATGTGCGAGTCCTTCTTCATTTCCGAGGACATCCCGTTCCTCAACATCACCAGCATGTCCATCGAGGAGATCGCCGCCACCATCATGCATGCCCACAAGCTGCCCCGGCGCGTGGTTTGA